From Humisphaera borealis, the proteins below share one genomic window:
- a CDS encoding DUF1501 domain-containing protein, with amino-acid sequence MWSSGINLARRRLLGQMSTGLTGVALARLLGGDVAGAADAAEAARKPHHPAKAKQVLQIFCPGAASHVDLWDYKPSLWKYNGKPLPGDPGIPSFQGKNGNLMQSPWPFAPAGKSGKMISSMLPNMAAHVDDIAFVHSMTSRTNTHGPGCIFMNSCFTREGFPSAGSWVSYALGSLNDNLPTYIAIQDVRGEPPNGKANWNNGFLPAQHQAVAIAAQQNLRNLATPAGISRDEEAATRDFLRTINAKHAEARAGNDELTARMSAYELAARMQMATPEVADLSREPAEVHTLYGTDDKNALKAAYARNCLLARRFLEKGVRYVSLYCASRASAVDGLLNWDAHKTLKSDYERHCPVFDQPTAALLTDMKRRGMLDDVLVIWCTEFGRMPTHQEGTSGRDHNPDAFTAWMMGAGIKGGVSYGATDEFGRRSAEKIATPYDFYATILHLLGLDHEKLTYYHNGAARRLTDVHGHVIGDVLA; translated from the coding sequence ATGTGGTCATCCGGAATAAACCTCGCCCGTCGTCGCCTGCTCGGTCAGATGTCCACCGGTCTGACCGGTGTCGCCCTCGCTCGACTGCTGGGCGGCGACGTCGCAGGCGCGGCCGATGCCGCCGAGGCGGCCCGCAAGCCCCACCATCCCGCCAAAGCGAAGCAGGTGTTGCAGATCTTCTGTCCCGGTGCGGCGTCGCATGTCGACCTTTGGGACTACAAGCCGTCGCTCTGGAAGTACAACGGCAAGCCGCTGCCCGGCGATCCGGGCATTCCCAGCTTCCAGGGCAAGAACGGCAATCTCATGCAGTCCCCGTGGCCATTCGCCCCGGCGGGTAAGAGCGGGAAAATGATCTCCTCGATGCTGCCGAACATGGCGGCGCATGTGGACGACATCGCGTTCGTTCACTCGATGACATCGCGAACCAACACCCACGGTCCGGGGTGCATTTTCATGAACTCCTGCTTTACGCGGGAAGGTTTTCCTTCGGCCGGGTCGTGGGTGAGTTACGCACTGGGCAGCCTGAACGACAACCTGCCGACGTACATCGCGATCCAGGACGTCCGCGGCGAACCGCCCAACGGCAAGGCCAACTGGAACAACGGTTTTCTGCCGGCGCAGCACCAGGCCGTCGCCATCGCGGCGCAACAGAACCTTCGCAATCTCGCGACGCCGGCTGGCATCAGCCGGGACGAAGAGGCGGCGACACGCGACTTTCTGCGGACCATCAACGCCAAACACGCCGAGGCCCGTGCGGGCAACGATGAACTGACTGCGCGCATGTCGGCATACGAACTGGCTGCCCGCATGCAGATGGCGACCCCGGAGGTCGCCGACCTGTCGCGCGAGCCGGCGGAAGTTCACACCCTCTACGGCACCGACGACAAGAACGCCCTTAAGGCGGCGTATGCCCGCAATTGCCTGCTCGCCCGGCGGTTTCTGGAGAAGGGTGTGCGGTACGTCAGTCTTTACTGCGCCTCTCGCGCCAGTGCCGTGGACGGCCTGCTCAACTGGGACGCGCACAAGACGCTCAAGAGCGACTACGAGCGGCACTGCCCCGTTTTCGACCAGCCGACGGCGGCGCTGCTGACCGACATGAAACGCCGGGGCATGCTGGACGATGTGCTGGTGATCTGGTGTACCGAGTTCGGCCGCATGCCCACGCACCAGGAAGGCACATCCGGCCGCGACCACAACCCCGACGCATTCACGGCGTGGATGATGGGTGCGGGCATCAAGGGTGGCGTCAGCTACGGCGCGACGGACGAATTCGGCCGTCGCAGCGCCGAGAAGATCGCCACGCCCTACGACTTCTATGCCACCATCCTGCACCTGCTGGGGCTCGATCACGAGAAGCTGACGTACTACCACAACGGCGCGGCCCGCAGGCTGACGGATGTCCATGGCCATGTCATTGGGGATGTGCTGGCGTAA
- a CDS encoding DUF1501 domain-containing protein translates to MNFNPSRRDFMSWVGQGLGSAAVASLLMKDGALAAPVAGGVSAPHFAPKARRAIHICLCGAMSQVDSFDYKPMLGKMHGKSLSADEKPDVFFGKVGLLRQNDWAFRQRGESGLWISELFPHIARCADELTVINSMFAETSNHTPATFQENTGFRLNGFPTMGAWLSYGLGNETDNLPSYVVIPDARELPAGGSINWSNGFLSARHQGVVMRSSGTPIDDLFPSRPLAAGADAATRDLLATMNGRHLVAAGGGDALSARIRSYELAAKMQLAVPEVTDLAGESEATREMYGLNRKETTDFGRGALMARRLLERGVRFVQLFSGGTFGSPRRNWDGHEDMVANHSQEALRIDQPVAALLKDLRARGMLDDTLVLFTTEFGRTPFTQSAADVVGKGRDHNQNGFSIWMAGAGLKHGLAYGATDDIGYKSVVNPTPWYDFHATVLHLLGIDHEKLTYYHNGIQRRLTNVHGHLIKGILA, encoded by the coding sequence ATGAACTTCAACCCCTCCCGTCGCGATTTCATGTCCTGGGTCGGCCAGGGTCTCGGTAGCGCGGCCGTTGCGTCGTTGCTGATGAAAGATGGCGCACTCGCTGCGCCGGTGGCGGGTGGCGTTTCGGCCCCGCACTTTGCGCCCAAGGCACGGCGAGCGATTCACATCTGTCTTTGCGGGGCGATGAGCCAGGTCGATTCCTTCGACTACAAGCCGATGCTGGGAAAGATGCACGGCAAGTCGCTGTCGGCGGACGAAAAGCCGGACGTCTTCTTCGGCAAAGTCGGCCTGCTCCGCCAGAACGACTGGGCGTTCCGCCAGCGTGGCGAGTCCGGACTTTGGATTTCGGAGTTGTTCCCGCACATCGCCCGGTGCGCCGATGAACTGACGGTGATCAACTCCATGTTCGCCGAGACATCGAACCATACGCCGGCAACCTTCCAGGAAAACACGGGCTTCCGCCTGAACGGCTTTCCGACCATGGGCGCGTGGCTAAGCTACGGCCTGGGCAACGAAACGGACAACCTGCCGTCGTATGTCGTCATCCCCGACGCCCGTGAACTGCCGGCCGGCGGATCGATCAACTGGAGCAACGGTTTTCTTTCGGCGCGACACCAAGGCGTCGTCATGCGCAGCAGCGGCACGCCGATCGACGACCTGTTCCCCTCCCGTCCACTGGCGGCGGGGGCGGATGCGGCGACGCGCGACCTGCTGGCGACCATGAACGGCCGGCACCTCGTCGCCGCCGGCGGGGGGGATGCACTATCGGCCCGCATTCGCAGCTACGAACTGGCGGCGAAGATGCAGCTTGCCGTCCCGGAGGTGACCGACCTTGCCGGCGAGTCCGAAGCGACGCGCGAGATGTACGGCCTGAACCGCAAGGAGACCACCGATTTCGGCCGGGGTGCATTGATGGCCCGCCGACTGCTCGAGCGGGGCGTGCGGTTTGTGCAGCTTTTCTCCGGCGGCACGTTCGGCAGTCCGCGCCGCAACTGGGACGGCCATGAAGACATGGTCGCCAACCACTCTCAGGAAGCGCTGCGCATTGATCAGCCCGTCGCGGCGTTGCTGAAGGACCTGCGAGCCCGTGGCATGCTCGACGACACGCTGGTGCTGTTCACCACCGAATTCGGCCGAACGCCATTCACGCAGTCGGCGGCCGATGTCGTCGGCAAGGGCCGCGACCACAACCAGAACGGCTTCAGCATCTGGATGGCCGGTGCCGGACTCAAGCACGGCCTGGCGTACGGCGCGACGGATGACATCGGTTACAAGTCGGTCGTCAATCCCACCCCCTGGTACGACTTCCACGCCACCGTCCTGCACCTGCTCGGCATCGATCACGAAAAGCTGACGTACTATCACAACGGCATCCAGAGGCGGTTGACGAACGTGCACGGACATCTGATCAAGGGAATCCTGGCATGA
- a CDS encoding DUF1553 domain-containing protein has protein sequence MPQLKRFAIFALLLLAGQAATAAPDFDRDVAPILLSRCIDCHGGADPKGHLDLSRKARAMAGTDEGPVIVAGKADKSRLWEVIAENEMPPKKPLPPEERAILRAWVDAGATWGTDPIDPFSRSTDKRAGRDWWSLQPVVRPSVPAVKQGGWVRNGIDPFVLSTLEQKGLPPSPEADKRLLIRRLSFDLTGLPPSPAEVDAFVADPAPDAYEKLVDRLLASPQHGVRWARHWLDVVRFGQSNGFEHDEFRPDAWPYRNWVVDAINSDLPYDQFVKLQIAGDVLQPGDAAALSATGFLVAGAFDSVGQGQISQVMRKVVRQDELEDIVGTIGQTFVGLTVQCARCHDHKFDPVSQKEYYQLTAAVAGVRHGVRDLPLPREQVAEAKARLAAATAELASIETPARQKILAARGGRPAEPPPALARWDFRTGGKDQYGNLNIHLSPGARLSDEGLVLDGKAAFAAAGPIGKNLRAKTLEAWVKLSNLQQSGGGVIGIQTSGAVFDSVVYGERQAGRWMAGSNNFQRTQDNGGPADTDAAQRFVHVAITYADDGTITAYRDGKPYGRGYRASNVADYEAGEAEILFGMRHSPAGGNRMLAGVIQRAAIYDRALTEAEVEASSQAGSDFISVAQVEAELTPAQRDRRRGLVQQIEQDAKLSSGTGGKVYAVSPRPPEPTFLLVRGNPQQPAEPALPGGLAAVAGVKADFALAADTPDVDRRAALANWIADPANPLTKRVIVNRLWHYHFGVGIVDTPNDFGFSGGRPSHPQLLDYLADELVRQKFSLKAMHRLIVTSATYRQSSRTNPAALAIDADNRLLWRKSPIRMDAETVRDTVLALSGELGLQVGGPGFSDFVISKARGTITHEYAPMENAPGSNRRTLYRAIARGARSGLLDALDCPDPSATSPRRAVSNTPLQALALLNNATMLRSAQAMAARIERETTDVEARIKEVYRLSVGRVPGDDEVAAAKKVVEAHGLAVVTRAIMNSNEFLFVE, from the coding sequence ATGCCGCAACTCAAACGATTTGCCATTTTCGCGTTGCTGTTGCTCGCCGGGCAGGCGGCAACCGCCGCGCCGGACTTCGACCGCGATGTGGCGCCGATACTCCTGTCGCGGTGTATCGACTGTCACGGAGGAGCCGATCCTAAGGGCCACCTCGACCTGTCGCGCAAGGCCAGGGCGATGGCGGGGACTGACGAAGGCCCTGTCATCGTTGCCGGCAAAGCCGACAAGAGCAGGCTGTGGGAAGTCATCGCCGAAAACGAAATGCCGCCCAAGAAGCCGCTTCCGCCGGAAGAACGGGCGATTCTGCGAGCATGGGTGGATGCGGGGGCGACTTGGGGCACCGATCCGATCGATCCGTTTTCCCGAAGCACCGACAAGCGCGCCGGCCGCGACTGGTGGTCGTTGCAACCGGTGGTGCGGCCGAGTGTCCCTGCGGTCAAGCAGGGCGGGTGGGTTCGGAACGGGATCGATCCTTTCGTGCTTTCCACGCTCGAGCAAAAGGGACTGCCGCCGAGCCCCGAGGCCGACAAGCGGCTGCTGATCCGGCGACTGTCGTTCGACCTGACCGGTTTGCCGCCATCGCCTGCCGAAGTCGATGCCTTTGTCGCCGATCCCGCTCCCGACGCGTACGAAAAACTCGTCGATCGCCTGCTCGCTTCGCCGCAGCATGGCGTGCGGTGGGCGCGGCACTGGCTCGATGTCGTCCGCTTCGGTCAGAGCAACGGTTTTGAGCACGATGAGTTCCGCCCCGATGCCTGGCCGTATCGCAACTGGGTGGTGGATGCGATCAACAGCGACCTGCCTTACGACCAGTTCGTGAAGTTGCAGATCGCCGGCGACGTCCTGCAGCCGGGCGACGCGGCGGCACTGTCGGCGACGGGGTTTCTGGTCGCCGGCGCGTTCGATTCCGTCGGCCAGGGCCAGATCAGCCAGGTCATGCGGAAGGTGGTCCGGCAGGACGAGCTCGAAGACATCGTGGGCACGATCGGCCAGACGTTCGTCGGCCTGACTGTGCAGTGCGCCCGCTGCCACGACCACAAGTTCGATCCGGTATCGCAGAAAGAGTATTACCAATTGACGGCGGCCGTCGCGGGCGTGCGACACGGCGTGCGTGACCTGCCGTTGCCGCGCGAACAGGTCGCCGAAGCCAAAGCACGGCTGGCGGCGGCCACCGCAGAACTGGCGTCGATCGAAACGCCGGCACGGCAGAAGATTCTCGCCGCGCGAGGCGGCCGACCGGCCGAGCCGCCGCCGGCACTTGCGCGGTGGGACTTTCGTACCGGCGGCAAAGACCAGTACGGGAACTTGAACATCCATCTGTCGCCGGGGGCGCGACTGTCGGACGAAGGGCTGGTGCTCGACGGTAAAGCCGCGTTCGCCGCGGCCGGCCCGATCGGGAAGAACCTGCGTGCCAAAACACTGGAGGCCTGGGTCAAGCTGTCGAACCTGCAGCAATCCGGGGGCGGGGTGATCGGGATTCAGACCTCCGGTGCGGTATTCGATTCTGTCGTTTACGGCGAACGGCAGGCCGGCCGATGGATGGCCGGAAGTAACAATTTCCAGCGCACCCAGGACAATGGCGGCCCGGCAGATACTGATGCCGCCCAGCGATTCGTTCACGTTGCGATCACCTACGCCGATGACGGAACGATTACCGCGTACCGCGACGGCAAACCTTACGGCCGCGGCTACCGTGCCTCGAACGTCGCCGACTACGAGGCCGGGGAGGCGGAGATTCTGTTCGGCATGCGCCACAGTCCGGCTGGCGGGAATCGGATGCTCGCCGGTGTCATCCAGCGGGCGGCGATTTACGATCGGGCGCTGACCGAGGCCGAGGTCGAAGCTTCGTCTCAAGCCGGCAGTGATTTTATTTCGGTGGCCCAGGTCGAGGCGGAACTGACGCCGGCGCAGCGTGACCGCCGGCGCGGCCTCGTGCAGCAGATCGAACAGGACGCCAAGCTGTCGTCAGGCACCGGCGGCAAGGTGTATGCAGTCTCGCCCAGGCCGCCGGAGCCGACGTTCCTGCTGGTTCGCGGCAATCCGCAGCAACCGGCCGAGCCGGCGCTTCCCGGCGGATTGGCAGCCGTCGCGGGTGTGAAGGCCGACTTCGCGCTCGCCGCCGATACCCCTGACGTTGACCGCCGAGCGGCCCTGGCCAACTGGATCGCCGACCCGGCCAACCCGCTGACCAAGCGCGTGATCGTCAATCGCCTGTGGCACTACCATTTCGGGGTAGGCATCGTCGATACGCCCAACGACTTTGGTTTCAGTGGCGGTCGGCCGTCGCACCCGCAGTTGCTCGACTACCTTGCCGACGAGCTGGTCCGCCAGAAGTTCAGCCTCAAGGCGATGCATCGGTTAATCGTGACGTCGGCGACCTATCGCCAGTCGTCGCGAACCAACCCCGCCGCGCTGGCGATCGACGCCGACAACCGCCTGCTTTGGCGCAAGTCACCGATCCGCATGGACGCCGAGACAGTGCGCGACACCGTGCTGGCGTTGTCGGGCGAGTTGGGCCTGCAAGTGGGCGGGCCGGGCTTCAGCGATTTTGTCATCAGCAAGGCCAGGGGAACGATCACGCACGAGTACGCGCCGATGGAGAACGCACCGGGGTCCAATCGGCGGACGCTGTACCGCGCCATCGCCCGGGGTGCCCGTAGCGGCCTTTTGGACGCCCTCGACTGCCCCGATCCGTCGGCGACTTCGCCGAGGCGTGCCGTGAGCAATACGCCGTTGCAGGCGCTGGCGCTGCTTAACAACGCGACGATGCTGCGATCGGCCCAGGCGATGGCGGCACGCATCGAACGCGAGACGACGGACGTCGAAGCGCGAATCAAAGAGGTCTATCGCCTGAGTGTCGGTCGCGTCCCCGGCGATGATGAGGTCGCCGCGGCGAAAAAGGTGGTCGAAGCGCATGGCTTGGCCGTAGTGACCCGGGCGATCATGAACAGCAATGAGTTTTTGTTCGTCGAGTGA
- a CDS encoding serine hydrolase domain-containing protein, whose protein sequence is MPHDPSTVTRDNWLLPQNLRWALRHSRQVVPYAIVERGATRSDPLPAGPEFELDELTFADNGQTLRLIDFLHRSKIDAFLVLHRGQIVYQRWFEGMTIDQPHQWASMTKSINGVLALILADRGVLDLGKPLSAYVPELSGSPFGVATIQQNLDMEVAVDWPAEVTEMHWMMAVGLLPNAGGVPTTIRDFLPRIGRPSPTPHGTTFRYINSPSESVAWAICNATGKHWPQLVGEEIWSKAGMEHEATVIVDSAQSAQASGGFSSSVADLARFAELIRNRGMTGGRQAIAAGAIERWLAPHADNAAAAERFARGNIAIGRPGFSYRNGVFHVNDGDGSLQLSGRFGQRVHINPAAELAVVQFASYGGQGEETAGAYLAAMKAITAAVAS, encoded by the coding sequence GTGCCGCACGATCCTTCCACCGTCACTCGCGACAACTGGCTCTTGCCGCAAAACCTCCGCTGGGCACTTCGCCACAGCCGGCAGGTCGTTCCGTACGCAATAGTGGAACGCGGTGCTACCCGATCCGATCCCCTGCCTGCCGGTCCGGAGTTCGAGCTGGATGAACTGACATTCGCCGACAACGGGCAAACACTCCGCCTGATCGACTTCCTTCACCGATCGAAGATCGACGCCTTCCTGGTGCTGCACCGCGGGCAGATCGTCTACCAACGATGGTTCGAAGGGATGACGATCGACCAGCCCCACCAGTGGGCGTCGATGACCAAGTCGATCAACGGGGTGCTGGCTTTGATCCTGGCCGATCGCGGGGTTCTCGACCTGGGCAAGCCGCTGTCGGCGTACGTGCCGGAACTGTCGGGCTCTCCGTTCGGCGTGGCGACAATCCAGCAAAACCTGGACATGGAAGTGGCCGTCGATTGGCCGGCAGAGGTGACGGAGATGCACTGGATGATGGCGGTCGGTCTGCTGCCGAACGCCGGGGGCGTTCCGACGACTATTCGCGACTTTCTCCCCCGCATCGGCCGGCCTTCCCCGACCCCGCACGGAACGACCTTTCGTTACATCAACAGCCCCTCCGAATCGGTCGCCTGGGCGATCTGCAATGCGACTGGAAAGCACTGGCCGCAACTGGTCGGCGAGGAGATCTGGTCGAAAGCGGGCATGGAGCATGAAGCGACGGTGATCGTGGACTCGGCCCAATCCGCCCAGGCCAGCGGCGGGTTCAGTTCGTCGGTCGCCGACCTGGCCCGCTTCGCCGAACTGATTCGCAACCGGGGAATGACCGGCGGCCGCCAGGCGATCGCTGCCGGCGCGATCGAGCGGTGGCTGGCCCCCCACGCCGACAATGCCGCCGCGGCCGAACGGTTCGCCCGCGGCAACATCGCGATCGGCCGACCGGGCTTCAGCTATCGCAATGGCGTCTTTCACGTCAATGACGGTGACGGGTCACTGCAACTGAGCGGGCGGTTCGGGCAGCGGGTTCACATCAATCCGGCGGCGGAACTGGCGGTCGTCCAGTTTGCCTCGTACGGCGGTCAGGGCGAAGAAACCGCCGGCGCTTACCTGGCGGCGATGAAGGCGATCACGGCGGCCGTCGCTTCCTGA
- a CDS encoding class I fructose-bisphosphate aldolase, with protein sequence MSTNHAALVELLGPEASALLSYKATGFPRETLHLPGPDFIDRVVSQTDRTPNVLRNFHQILNTGRLAGTGYVSILPVDQGIEHSAGASFAPNPIYFDPENIVKLAIEGGCNAVASTLGVLGAVSRKYAHKIPFLVKLNHNEFLSYPNRYDQIMFGQVKQAFDMGATAIGATIYFGSDESTRQIQEVSAAFEKAHELGLVTVLWCYLRNSAFKTPDKDFHTAADLTGQANHLGVTIQADIIKQKLPTNNGGYNALKFGKTHKDVYAKLTPGDHPIELTRYQIANCYMGRSPLINSGGESKGATDLAEAVRTAVINKRAGGMGLISGRKAFQRPIAEGAKLLQTIQDVYLDKEITVA encoded by the coding sequence ATGAGCACGAATCACGCTGCCCTCGTCGAACTTCTCGGCCCCGAAGCCAGCGCGCTGCTGAGCTACAAAGCCACTGGCTTTCCCCGCGAGACGCTCCATCTCCCGGGGCCTGACTTCATCGATCGCGTGGTGTCGCAAACCGATCGCACACCGAATGTGTTGCGGAACTTCCACCAGATTTTGAACACCGGTCGACTCGCCGGGACCGGCTATGTGTCGATCCTGCCGGTGGACCAGGGGATCGAGCATTCCGCCGGCGCCAGCTTCGCGCCCAACCCGATCTATTTCGACCCGGAGAATATCGTCAAACTCGCGATCGAAGGCGGCTGCAACGCGGTCGCCAGCACGCTCGGCGTCCTCGGGGCGGTCAGCCGAAAGTACGCCCACAAGATCCCGTTCCTGGTGAAGCTGAACCACAACGAGTTCCTGAGCTACCCCAACCGCTACGACCAGATCATGTTCGGCCAGGTGAAGCAGGCATTCGACATGGGCGCGACCGCGATCGGGGCGACCATCTACTTCGGATCGGACGAAAGCACCCGGCAGATCCAGGAAGTGTCGGCAGCGTTCGAGAAGGCGCACGAACTGGGGCTGGTCACCGTCCTCTGGTGCTACCTGCGAAACTCGGCATTCAAAACCCCCGATAAGGACTTCCACACCGCCGCCGACCTGACCGGGCAGGCCAACCACCTTGGCGTCACAATCCAAGCCGACATCATCAAGCAGAAACTGCCCACCAACAACGGCGGCTACAACGCGCTGAAGTTCGGCAAGACTCACAAGGACGTCTACGCCAAACTCACGCCCGGCGATCACCCGATCGAGCTGACCCGCTACCAGATCGCCAACTGCTACATGGGCCGGTCGCCGCTGATCAACTCCGGCGGCGAGAGCAAAGGCGCGACCGACCTTGCCGAGGCGGTGCGAACGGCGGTCATCAACAAGCGCGCGGGCGGCATGGGCCTCATCAGCGGCCGCAAGGCGTTCCAACGGCCGATCGCCGAAGGCGCCAAACTGCTGCAGACGATTCAGGACGTGTATCTGGACAAAGAGATCACCGTAGCGTGA
- a CDS encoding DUF1553 domain-containing protein, which translates to MNHPRSIYACTALVITLVTAATAVVAEAPKPDPAGVAFFEQKVRPVLVEHCYECHSASAKKVRGGLLLDSRPGWQKGGDSMTPAIVPGDPARSLLIRSIRHETEDLAMPPKKPKLPDGVIADLSAWVKMGAPDPRDGTAATAKRADKDWWSLQPLSKPVPPAVADVPAAWAESPIDSFIFAKLAAEGLKPNPPADARVLVRRMTYDVIGLPPTQAETDAFIAAYTIDPRKAVEALADRLLASPHYGEQWGRHWLDVVRFGESNGFERNFIIDDLWPFRDYVIRSLNEDKPFNRFIVEHLAGDVVGKDDPSVEVATAFIVAGPYDDVGNQDPVAKANIRAATLDDPITATASAFLGLTINCARCHNHKFDPIPAEDYYRIRAAFEGIEHGRRVVASKQEREEYTAATKTLNQDRARLTAEKTKIEAEINARAATAAAGRKFSRPKVDPRETADRFTPIEARYAKLILHAHTGNPRSAAGSRLGEVEIWTAESPAGKSFNAAAASAGATATGARSRQAADFPDAYGPQLTIDGKLGEQWFIGTPAELTITFAKAESIDRLVFINTQSVDPSQKKATGETPCEYELQTSLDGKQWVTVTSGADREPWSPEHGLQRLRREVTTENERTALAKLDRDLAAVQAKLDAVPPLRQVWAGKFNQPKDKTFLQKGGDPMKPAAEVTAGSLAVLDRVAPAYSLSAETPESQRRLALANWIASDSNALVLRVLANRVWHYHFGTGIVDTPGDFGYLGGQPTHPELLDWLAGRLLHHGWKLKPLHREILLSQAYLQSSASRDDGSKKDKDARLLWRFPPRRLAAEEIRDTMLAVSGKLNTTPGGPGFRLYRVMQDNVSTYFPLDKHGPETYRRAVYHQNARASVVDLLTEYDLPDTAFAAPRRARTTSPLQALTLLNHSFTIDMAAALADRVAGDLDRRSTAEKVDRVYSFVFQRAPTDDERAAAVKLVEMHGLKALCRAMLNANELLFVE; encoded by the coding sequence ATGAATCACCCCCGCTCGATCTACGCCTGCACAGCTCTGGTCATCACCCTGGTGACCGCTGCAACCGCCGTGGTCGCCGAAGCGCCCAAACCCGATCCCGCCGGCGTGGCGTTCTTCGAGCAGAAAGTCCGGCCGGTCCTCGTCGAACACTGCTACGAATGTCACAGCGCCTCGGCGAAGAAGGTCCGCGGCGGCCTACTGCTCGATTCCCGCCCGGGCTGGCAAAAAGGTGGCGACTCGATGACACCGGCGATCGTGCCGGGCGACCCCGCCAGGAGCCTGCTCATCCGCAGTATTCGCCACGAAACCGAAGACCTGGCGATGCCGCCGAAGAAGCCGAAGCTGCCCGACGGTGTGATTGCCGACCTGTCGGCGTGGGTGAAGATGGGCGCGCCCGACCCCCGCGACGGCACAGCCGCTACCGCCAAGCGGGCTGACAAGGATTGGTGGTCGCTGCAGCCACTGTCCAAGCCCGTGCCGCCCGCCGTCGCCGATGTTCCGGCCGCGTGGGCCGAAAGTCCGATCGACAGTTTCATCTTCGCGAAGCTCGCCGCGGAAGGGCTGAAGCCCAACCCGCCAGCCGATGCGCGTGTGTTAGTCCGCCGAATGACGTACGACGTCATCGGCCTTCCGCCGACCCAGGCCGAGACCGATGCGTTCATCGCCGCGTACACGATCGACCCGCGGAAGGCCGTTGAAGCGCTCGCCGACCGATTGCTCGCCTCGCCCCACTACGGCGAACAGTGGGGCCGCCACTGGCTTGATGTCGTCCGCTTCGGCGAAAGCAACGGGTTCGAACGCAACTTCATCATCGACGACCTCTGGCCGTTCCGCGATTACGTGATTCGATCGCTCAACGAGGACAAGCCGTTCAACCGGTTCATCGTCGAGCATCTTGCCGGTGACGTCGTCGGGAAGGACGACCCGAGCGTCGAAGTGGCGACGGCGTTTATCGTCGCCGGGCCGTACGACGACGTCGGCAACCAGGACCCGGTCGCAAAGGCCAACATCCGCGCGGCGACACTCGACGACCCGATCACAGCAACCGCCAGCGCGTTCCTGGGCCTGACGATCAACTGCGCCCGCTGCCACAACCACAAGTTCGATCCGATCCCGGCGGAAGACTACTACCGCATTCGGGCGGCGTTTGAGGGGATCGAGCATGGCCGACGGGTGGTGGCTTCGAAACAGGAACGGGAAGAGTACACAGCCGCGACGAAGACTCTGAACCAGGACCGAGCCCGACTGACAGCAGAGAAGACGAAGATCGAGGCTGAGATCAACGCCCGCGCGGCGACGGCGGCCGCCGGCCGCAAGTTCAGCCGGCCCAAGGTCGACCCGCGCGAGACGGCCGATCGCTTTACGCCGATCGAGGCCCGCTACGCGAAACTGATCCTGCACGCCCACACCGGCAATCCCCGCAGCGCGGCCGGCTCGCGGCTTGGCGAAGTGGAGATCTGGACGGCCGAAAGCCCGGCCGGCAAGAGCTTCAACGCCGCAGCGGCCTCGGCAGGCGCGACGGCAACAGGTGCCCGGTCGCGGCAGGCCGCCGACTTCCCCGATGCCTACGGTCCGCAACTGACGATCGACGGCAAGCTCGGCGAGCAGTGGTTCATCGGCACCCCCGCCGAGCTGACGATCACCTTCGCCAAGGCCGAATCCATCGATCGCCTGGTGTTCATCAACACCCAGAGCGTTGACCCTTCGCAGAAAAAGGCGACCGGCGAAACGCCTTGCGAGTACGAGTTGCAAACGTCGCTGGACGGCAAACAGTGGGTCACCGTCACGTCCGGCGCTGACCGGGAACCCTGGTCGCCGGAACACGGGCTCCAGCGGCTCAGGCGGGAAGTGACGACCGAGAACGAACGCACAGCATTGGCGAAGCTCGATCGGGACTTGGCCGCGGTGCAGGCCAAGCTCGATGCCGTTCCGCCGCTGCGGCAGGTGTGGGCCGGCAAGTTCAACCAGCCGAAGGACAAGACGTTCCTCCAAAAGGGTGGCGACCCGATGAAGCCGGCGGCGGAAGTCACCGCCGGCAGTCTTGCGGTACTCGACCGTGTCGCGCCGGCGTATTCGTTGTCCGCCGAAACGCCCGAATCGCAGCGCCGATTGGCGCTGGCCAACTGGATCGCCAGCGACAGCAACGCACTGGTGCTGCGCGTGCTGGCCAACCGCGTCTGGCACTACCATTTCGGCACGGGCATCGTCGATACCCCCGGCGATTTCGGCTACCTCGGCGGACAGCCGACCCATCCCGAACTGCTCGACTGGCTCGCCGGCCGCCTGCTGCATCACGGCTGGAAGCTCAAACCGCTGCACCGCGAGATTCTGCTGTCACAGGCGTACCTGCAATCGTCGGCATCGCGCGACGACGGCTCGAAGAAGGACAAGGACGCCCGGTTGCTCTGGCGCTTCCCGCCACGGCGACTGGCGGCCGAGGAAATCCGAGACACCATGCTCGCCGTCAGCGGCAAGCTGAACACGACCCCCGGCGGTCCAGGGTTCCGGCTTTATCGCGTTATGCAGGACAACGTCAGCACCTACTTCCCCCTCGACAAGCACGGCCCGGAGACGTACCGCCGGGCGGTTTATCACCAGAACGCGCGAGCGAGCGTGGTCGATCTGCTGACGGAGTACGACCTTCCCGATACCGCATTCGCCGCGCCAAGGCGGGCCAGGACGACCAGCCCGCTGCAGGCGCTGACGCTGCTGAATCACAGCTTCACCATCGACATGGCGGCCGCGCTCGCCGACCGCGTAGCCGGCGATCTCGATCGCCGTTCGACTGCGGAGAAAGTCGATCGCGTTTACTCCTTCGTCTTCCAACGAGCACCGACCGATGACGAACGCGCAGCTGCGGTCAAGCTCGTCGAGATGCACGGACTGAAGGCGCTATGCCGAGCGATGCTGAACGCGAATGAGTTGCTGTTCGTCGAATGA